A segment of the Streptomyces sp. NBC_01235 genome:
GCAGCGCATGCCGGTCGCCCAGGCCGTGGGCGCGGTGCTGGAGTCCGGTGCGCCGATGGTGTCCATCGCGGGCGGTGAGCCCCTGATGCACCCTCAGATCGACGAGATCGTGCGGCAGCTGGTGGCCAAGAGGAAGTACGTCTTCCTCTGCACCAACGCCATGCTGCTGCGCAAGAAGATGGAGAAATTCACGCCCTCCCCGTACTTCGCCTTCGCCGTGCACATCGACGGGCTGCGCGAGCGGCACGACGAGTCCGTGGCGAAGGAGGGCGTGTTCGACGAGGCCGTGGCGGCCATCAAGGAGGCCAAGCGGCGCGGCTTCCGGGTCACCACCAACTCGACGTTCTTCAACACCGACACCCCGCAGACCATCATCGAGGTGCTCAACTTCCTCAACGACGACCTCAAGGTCGACGAGATGATGATCTCGCCCGCGTACGCCTACGAGAAGGCGCCCGACCAGGAGCACTTCCTGGGCGTTGAGCAGACCCGCGAGCTGTTCAAGAAGGCCTTCTCGGGCGGCAACCGGCGCCGCTGGCGGCTCAACCACTCCCCGCTCTTCCTGGACTTCCTGGAGGGCAAGGTCGACTTCCCGTGCACCGCGTGGGCAATCCCGAACTACTCGCTCTTCGGCTGGCAGCGGCCCTGCTACCTGATGAGCGACGGGTACGTGCCGACGTACCGCGAGCTGATCGAGGACACCGACTGGGACAAGTACGGTCGCGGCAAGGACCCGCGCTGCGCCAACTGCATGGCGCACTGCGGCTACGAGCCCACCGCCGTCCTCGCCACCATGGGCTCCCTCAAGGAGTCCCTGCGTGCCCTGCGCGAGACCGTCAACGGAAACCGGGAGTGACGGCATGACCGCCGTCTCCCTGGGCGTTCCCGAGGTGCCGGTCCGGCCGGTGGCGTCGCGACGTGAGTCGCGGCGGATCCAGGTCGGCCCGGTGGCGGTCGGGGG
Coding sequences within it:
- the hpnH gene encoding adenosyl-hopene transferase HpnH, encoding MAMPLRQSIKVATYLAEQKLRKRDKFPLIVELEPLFACNLKCEGCGKIQHPAGVLKQRMPVAQAVGAVLESGAPMVSIAGGEPLMHPQIDEIVRQLVAKRKYVFLCTNAMLLRKKMEKFTPSPYFAFAVHIDGLRERHDESVAKEGVFDEAVAAIKEAKRRGFRVTTNSTFFNTDTPQTIIEVLNFLNDDLKVDEMMISPAYAYEKAPDQEHFLGVEQTRELFKKAFSGGNRRRWRLNHSPLFLDFLEGKVDFPCTAWAIPNYSLFGWQRPCYLMSDGYVPTYRELIEDTDWDKYGRGKDPRCANCMAHCGYEPTAVLATMGSLKESLRALRETVNGNRE